A genome region from Patescibacteria group bacterium includes the following:
- the rbfA gene encoding 30S ribosome-binding factor RbfA, with amino-acid sequence MSHRILQLNSLIQQELSRAFLTEVFLNRHALTTITKVETSRDLDHAKIWVSVLPFEKGQNILKTLQKNAGRLQSFLNARLVLRKIPRLKFVLDATELKADRINRLLNAEFPKGV; translated from the coding sequence TTGTCCCACCGCATTCTTCAATTAAATAGCTTAATCCAACAAGAGCTTAGCCGCGCTTTTTTAACGGAAGTCTTTTTGAATCGTCACGCATTAACCACTATCACCAAGGTGGAGACTTCCCGCGACTTAGATCACGCGAAAATCTGGGTCTCCGTTCTACCCTTTGAAAAAGGTCAAAACATTCTCAAGACTTTACAAAAAAACGCGGGCAGGCTACAATCCTTTCTCAACGCAAGGTTAGTCTTAAGAAAAATACCCCGCCTTAAATTTGTCTTGGACGCAACTGAATTAAAAGCAGACAGGATTAACAGACTTCTTAACGCGGAATTTCCCAAAGGGGTTTAA
- a CDS encoding polymer-forming cytoskeletal protein has translation MSEKNHEETQAETIVGPSVKVEGELSSEGNVRIDGQVAGNVQTSQNLAVGEQAVISANVKALNAVIAGKIKGNITVEEALEITETGQVEGDITAKIISISPGAIFQGQCQMPLPTDRETEIEVEEVME, from the coding sequence ATGAGTGAAAAAAATCACGAAGAAACTCAAGCGGAAACCATTGTGGGACCTTCGGTTAAAGTAGAGGGGGAGTTGTCCTCCGAGGGCAATGTTCGGATTGACGGACAAGTGGCAGGCAATGTGCAAACCAGCCAAAATTTAGCCGTGGGGGAACAGGCTGTTATTTCCGCAAACGTGAAAGCCTTGAACGCGGTAATCGCGGGCAAAATTAAAGGTAATATTACCGTAGAGGAAGCTTTGGAAATTACTGAAACTGGACAAGTGGAAGGCGACATCACAGCCAAGATTATTTCCATTTCTCCGGGCGCTATTTTCCAAGGTCAATGCCAAATGCCTCTTCCCACTGACCGAGAAACGGAAATTGAAGTGGAAGAGGTGATGGAATAA
- a CDS encoding diacylglycerol kinase family protein, with the protein MYYYIYDSFLENPKYRKILDRIEIRLSDLAIAGEASHVRPLRNLEEIVLEGLIQGKRTIIAVGNDYTFKKIAHTVLNQSETPLSEITIGVIPVGQPNFISQGLGVPINEPACEVISGRIIKIIDVGKVNSEYFLTQAVCGFGGRDEERNKKGDLSYLQSLRYRPQDVILKIDSKFQVRLNLFHAAFVNLSLKREALPLANPCDGILNVFVTANLSRFSLLKKLKLIESEKYSLLPKTSVFRASKIEILSPRQEQIDILGDLQKIGRTPATITILPRKLRVIVGKERAFN; encoded by the coding sequence ATGTATTACTATATCTACGATTCTTTCTTAGAAAATCCTAAATATCGTAAAATCCTGGACCGGATTGAAATTAGACTGTCCGATCTTGCCATTGCGGGCGAAGCAAGCCATGTCCGTCCTTTAAGAAACCTAGAGGAGATTGTTTTAGAAGGACTAATACAGGGAAAACGCACAATTATCGCCGTAGGCAATGATTACACATTCAAAAAAATCGCGCATACTGTTTTAAACCAGAGTGAAACCCCTCTCTCTGAAATCACGATCGGTGTCATCCCAGTCGGGCAGCCAAACTTTATCAGCCAAGGTCTCGGAGTGCCCATAAACGAGCCGGCTTGCGAAGTTATTTCCGGACGGATTATTAAAATTATTGACGTCGGGAAGGTTAATTCCGAATATTTTCTCACCCAAGCGGTTTGCGGTTTCGGGGGACGGGATGAGGAACGCAATAAAAAAGGGGACCTATCTTATCTTCAATCCCTGCGTTATCGGCCCCAGGATGTTATTCTTAAAATTGACAGTAAATTTCAAGTCCGCCTGAACTTATTTCACGCCGCCTTCGTAAATTTATCTTTAAAAAGGGAAGCCTTACCTCTTGCCAATCCTTGCGACGGAATTTTGAATGTGTTTGTGACTGCGAATCTTTCCCGCTTCTCTCTTTTAAAAAAACTAAAGCTCATAGAATCAGAAAAATATTCTTTGCTTCCTAAGACTTCTGTGTTTCGCGCGAGTAAAATTGAAATCTTGTCTCCGCGCCAAGAGCAAATTGATATCTTGGGCGATTTGCAAAAAATAGGCCGCACGCCGGCGACTATTACAATTTTGCCCCGTAAATTAAGAGTGATTGTGGGGAAAGAAAGAGCATTTAATTAA
- the infB gene encoding translation initiation factor IF-2, whose translation MDLNKAPKIVVIPSMVRVKNLASVLNLPVARVMQELIKNNIYTTINEELDYETAAIIAEDLGYQVAPQGKAEENLKEPVGENISNKEILKLSTRPPVVAVMGHVDHGKTTLLDYIRKTNVAGGEAGGITQNIGAYQIQYKKHRITFIDTPGHEAFQSMRARGARLTDLAILVVAADDGVKPQTKEAITHIRNAKIPMIIAINKMDKQDAKVDKVKQELAQEGVQIEEWGGDVPLVEISAKTGQGVEELLKTIIVVAEMEELKAPLSGPALGTIIESHLSSRQGPETSVLVQSGTFKIGDIITAASAQGKIKMMEDYRGQIIRKAGPSEPVKIVGFKEVPEVGSIVQNGEESLINREKFTPQEKKILTLINQKASNPKIKKLNLVIKAGSQGSKEAILENLARVQSSEVAPYIIQEGVGNITESDVLKSHITNAKLIGFEVKTTTVAKKLARQLELKINIYEIIYELIDAIKEGLEEILEPEEEIVELGKLEILAIFHTEKGKMIVGGKVTQGTIQRESHIRVQRKGQMIGEGTITELQSNKQKVKEVKNGQECGIKFLGDVKIEIGDILEFYKIEKKKKTL comes from the coding sequence ATGGATTTAAATAAAGCTCCCAAGATAGTTGTAATTCCTAGTATGGTCAGGGTCAAAAACTTGGCTTCTGTTTTGAATTTGCCTGTCGCGCGGGTAATGCAAGAACTCATTAAAAACAATATTTACACCACCATCAATGAAGAGCTTGATTATGAAACCGCCGCCATCATTGCCGAAGATTTAGGATATCAGGTAGCGCCTCAAGGCAAAGCAGAGGAAAACCTCAAAGAACCGGTTGGAGAAAATATTTCCAATAAAGAGATCTTAAAACTTTCAACACGACCGCCAGTAGTAGCAGTGATGGGGCATGTGGACCACGGCAAAACCACTCTTTTGGATTATATTCGCAAAACTAATGTGGCAGGCGGAGAGGCAGGAGGGATTACCCAAAATATCGGCGCTTACCAAATTCAATATAAAAAACATCGGATCACTTTTATTGATACCCCCGGACACGAGGCTTTTCAAAGCATGCGGGCGCGAGGAGCGCGCCTCACTGATCTTGCTATTTTGGTTGTCGCCGCGGATGACGGGGTGAAGCCGCAAACCAAGGAAGCAATTACTCATATCCGAAACGCTAAAATCCCGATGATCATAGCGATTAATAAAATGGATAAGCAAGATGCTAAAGTGGATAAGGTAAAACAAGAACTGGCTCAAGAAGGCGTGCAAATTGAAGAATGGGGAGGCGATGTGCCTCTTGTGGAAATCTCGGCAAAAACGGGTCAAGGCGTAGAGGAACTTCTAAAAACTATTATCGTCGTCGCGGAAATGGAGGAGTTAAAAGCCCCTCTTTCCGGTCCTGCTCTAGGCACAATCATTGAGTCTCATCTTTCTTCTCGGCAGGGACCAGAAACCTCGGTTTTGGTGCAATCCGGCACTTTTAAGATAGGGGATATAATCACCGCAGCATCTGCGCAAGGAAAAATCAAAATGATGGAGGACTACCGCGGTCAAATAATTCGAAAGGCAGGACCTTCCGAGCCCGTCAAGATTGTTGGGTTTAAGGAAGTGCCAGAGGTCGGCAGTATCGTGCAGAACGGAGAAGAATCCTTAATTAATCGCGAGAAATTCACCCCTCAAGAAAAGAAAATACTGACGCTCATCAACCAAAAAGCATCGAACCCCAAAATTAAAAAATTAAATCTTGTTATCAAGGCCGGCAGCCAAGGATCCAAAGAGGCAATTCTGGAAAACTTGGCTCGCGTGCAATCTTCCGAGGTCGCGCCCTATATTATTCAAGAGGGGGTAGGCAATATAACAGAATCGGATGTCTTGAAAAGCCACATCACCAACGCCAAACTTATTGGTTTCGAGGTGAAGACCACTACCGTGGCTAAGAAATTGGCTAGGCAGCTCGAACTGAAAATTAATATTTACGAGATTATCTATGAACTCATTGACGCCATAAAAGAAGGTCTGGAAGAAATACTTGAACCGGAGGAGGAGATAGTGGAATTGGGCAAGTTAGAGATACTCGCCATCTTTCACACTGAAAAGGGCAAGATGATCGTAGGCGGTAAAGTCACGCAAGGAACGATCCAAAGAGAGAGCCATATCCGCGTTCAAAGAAAAGGTCAAATGATTGGAGAAGGAACTATAACGGAGTTGCAAAGCAACAAGCAAAAAGTAAAAGAGGTCAAAAATGGCCAAGAATGCGGCATTAAATTCCTGGGCGACGTGAAGATTGAAATTGGAGATATCCTGGAATTTTATAAAATAGAAAAGAAAAAGAAAACACTATAA
- a CDS encoding bifunctional oligoribonuclease/PAP phosphatase NrnA, with translation MHRKDFNLVIKALKGYNTFLIASHENPDGDSVGSILALCMALEKMKKEVSLFTPDPIPENLQFLPQSARIISSSPKKNFDVVIALDASDVKRLHLKWSNIKHQILVNIDHHPQKKPFGDLNLIAPLASSTSEIIYLIIKALKSIDAKIATCLLTGIFTDTGSFQHANTSPYTMEIAAHLMKKGANLNKIARATYQSKSLSALKVWGLALARIKQDRKKGVTLSAITRKDLKELGAKPEDLEGVVNIINTARGTKYAMLLMEQKGNKIRASLRSELGRGVNVARIAERYGGGGHPLASGFTIKGKLMKRKGKWVIKK, from the coding sequence ATGCACAGAAAAGATTTTAATTTAGTGATTAAAGCCTTAAAAGGATATAACACTTTTCTCATCGCGAGCCATGAAAATCCGGATGGAGATTCTGTGGGCTCAATTCTGGCTCTCTGTATGGCTTTGGAAAAGATGAAGAAGGAAGTTTCGCTATTTACCCCAGACCCTATTCCGGAAAATTTACAGTTTCTGCCCCAAAGCGCCAGAATCATCAGCTCTTCTCCCAAAAAAAACTTTGATGTCGTAATTGCTTTGGACGCGAGCGACGTTAAACGTCTGCATTTAAAATGGTCCAATATCAAGCATCAAATCCTTGTTAATATTGACCATCATCCGCAAAAAAAACCATTCGGCGATCTGAATTTAATCGCCCCCCTTGCCTCCTCCACCTCGGAAATTATTTATTTGATCATTAAAGCCCTTAAAAGTATAGACGCTAAAATTGCCACTTGTCTTTTAACAGGAATATTTACGGATACGGGCAGCTTCCAACACGCCAATACCTCTCCTTATACCATGGAGATCGCCGCCCACCTGATGAAAAAGGGGGCAAACCTAAATAAAATCGCGCGCGCCACCTATCAAAGCAAGTCTCTTTCCGCGCTCAAGGTGTGGGGCTTAGCTCTCGCCCGCATCAAACAGGATCGCAAAAAGGGGGTAACCCTTTCCGCAATTACACGGAAAGACCTCAAAGAATTAGGCGCTAAACCAGAAGATCTAGAGGGCGTCGTAAATATAATCAATACGGCTCGGGGAACCAAATACGCCATGCTCTTAATGGAACAGAAAGGGAATAAAATTCGCGCCAGTCTTCGTTCGGAATTAGGCAGGGGAGTGAACGTGGCGCGGATCGCGGAACGTTACGGCGGCGGCGGGCACCCCTTGGCTTCAGGATTTACCATTAAAGGCAAGTTAATGAAAAGGAAGGGGAAGTGGGTTATCAAGAAATGA
- a CDS encoding DUF4446 family protein — protein MVWILIPLILILLLAIWTFYLHHYLFKIRSASRELFKQAKGSNLEEILNLQNQHLKKHSEELKDLQNFTRELEKNLGFTIQKTNIVRFNAFPGEGGDQSFSIALLDQHQNGVVVSNLRNRNNDRIYAKPVKNGQSPYHLTKEELEAINPRK, from the coding sequence ATGGTTTGGATTTTGATCCCGCTTATTTTAATTCTTTTATTAGCGATCTGGACTTTCTATCTGCATCACTATCTTTTTAAAATCCGCAGCGCGAGCAGAGAATTGTTCAAACAAGCCAAGGGGAGTAATTTGGAAGAAATCTTAAATCTGCAGAACCAGCATCTCAAGAAACATTCCGAAGAATTAAAAGATCTGCAAAATTTTACCCGCGAACTGGAAAAAAATCTAGGCTTCACTATTCAAAAAACTAATATCGTCCGATTTAACGCCTTTCCCGGGGAAGGCGGCGACCAAAGTTTCAGCATTGCCCTTTTAGACCAACACCAAAACGGCGTAGTAGTCTCTAATCTCCGCAACAGAAACAATGATCGCATCTACGCCAAACCAGTCAAAAATGGCCAATCGCCATATCATTTAACCAAAGAGGAATTAGAAGCCATTAACCCAAGGAAATAG